In Neovison vison isolate M4711 chromosome 11, ASM_NN_V1, whole genome shotgun sequence, one genomic interval encodes:
- the NEFL gene encoding neurofilament light polypeptide: MSSFSYDPYYSTSYKRRYVETPRVHISSVRSGYSTARSAYSSYSAPVSSSLSVRRSYSSSSSSLMPSLENLDLSQVAAISNDLKSIRTQEKAQLQDLNDRFASFIERVHELEQQNKVLEAELLVLRQKHSEPSRFRALYEQEIRDLRLAAEDATNEKQALQGEREGLEETLRNLQARYEEEVLSREDAEGRLMEARKGADEAALARAELEKRIDSLMDEIAFLKKVHEEEIAELQAQIQYAQISVEMDVSSKPDLSAALKDIRAQYEKLAAKNMQNAEEWFKSRFTVLTESAAKNTDAVRAAKDEVSESRRLLKAKTLEIEACRGMNEALEKQLQELEDKQNADISAMQDTINKLENELRTTKSEMARYLKEYQDLLNVKMALDIEIAAYRKLLEGEETRLSFTSVGSITSGYSQSSQVFGRSAYGGLQTSSYLMSARSFPSYYTSQVQEEQIEVEETIEAAKAEEAKDEPPSEGEAEEEEKEKEEAAEEEGAEEEEAAKEESEEAKEEEEGGEGEEGEETKEAEEEEKKDEGAGEEQATKKKD; the protein is encoded by the exons ATGAGTTCCTTCAGCTACGATCCGTACTACTCGACCTCCTACAAGCGGCGCTACGTGGAGACGCCCCGGGTGCACATCTCCAGCGTGCGCAGCGGCTACAGCACCGCGCGCTCCGCTTACTCCAGCTACTCCGCGCCGGTCTCCTCCTCGCTGTCTGTGCGCCGAAGCTactcctccagctccagctccttgaTGCCCAGTCTCGAGAACCTCGACCTGAGCCAGGTAGCCGCCATCAGCAACGACCTTAAGTCGATCCGCACCCAGGAGAAGGCGCAGCTGCAGGACCTCAACGACCGCTTCGCCAGCTTCATCGAGCGCGTGCACGAGCTGGAGCAGCAGAACAAGGTGCTGGAAGCCGAGCTGCTGGTGCTGCGCCAGAAGCACTCCGAGCCCTCCCGCTTCCGGGCGCTGTACGAGCAGGAGATCCGCGACCTGCGCCTGGCGGCGGAAGACGCCACCAACGAGAAGCAGGCGCTCCAGGGCGAGCGCGAAGGGCTGGAGGAGACTTTGCGCAACCTGCAGGCGCGCTATGAAGAGGAGGTGCTGAGCCGCGAGGACGCCGAGGGCCGCCTGATGGAGGCGCGCAAAGGAGCCGACGAGGCCGCTCTCGCCCGCGCCGAGCTCGAAAAACGCATCGACAGCCTGATGGACGAAATCGCCTTTCTGAAGAAAGTGCACGAAGAGGAGATCGCCGAGCTGCAGGCTCAGATCCAGTACGCTCAGATCTCCGTGGAGATGGACGTGTCCTCCAAGCCCGACCTCTCCGCCGCGCTCAAGGACATCCGTGCTCAGTACGAGAAGCTGGCTGCCAAGAACATGCAGAACGCCGAAGAGTGGTTCAAGAGCCGCTTCACCGTGCTGACCGAGAGCGCCGCCAAGAACACCGACGCGGTGCGCGCCGCCAAGGACGAGGTGTCCGAGAGCCGCCGCCTGCTCAAGGCCAAGACCCTGGAGATCGAAGCATGCCGGGGCATGAACGAAGCGCTGGAGAAGCAGTTGCAGGAGCTGGAGGACAAGCAGAACGCCGATATCAGTGCTATGCAG GATACAATcaacaaattagaaaatgaattGAGAACCACAAAGAGTGAAATGGCAAGATACCTTAAAGAATACCAAGACCTCCTCAACGTGAAGATGGCTTTGGACATTGAGATTGCAGCTTATAG GAAACTCTTGGAAGGTGAGGAGACCCGACTCAGTTTCACCAGCGTTGGAAGCATAACCAGCGGCTACTCCCAGAGCTCTCAGGTCTTTGGCCGATCCGCCTATGGTGGGTTACAGACCAGCTCCTACTTGATGTCTGCCCGCTCCTTCCCGTCTTACTACACCAGCCAGGTCCAGGAGGAGCAGATCGAGGTGGAGGAGACCATCGAGGCTGCGAAGGCCGAGGAAGCCAAGGACGAACCCCCCTCTGAAGGAGAAgccgaggaggaggagaaggagaaggaagaggctgCTGAAGAGGAAGGAGCTGAAGAGGAAGAAG CTGCCAAGGAAGAATCCGAAGaggcaaaggaggaagaagaaggaggtgaaggagaagaaggagaagaaaccaaagaagccgaggaggaggagaaaaaagacgAAGGTGCTGGGGAGGAGCAAGCGACTAAAAAGAAAGATTGA